The following coding sequences are from one Musa acuminata AAA Group cultivar baxijiao chromosome BXJ1-6, Cavendish_Baxijiao_AAA, whole genome shotgun sequence window:
- the LOC135677632 gene encoding signal recognition particle 9 kDa protein-like isoform X2, with protein sequence MVYIASWDEFVERSVQLFRADPHSSRYAMKYRHCDGKLILNVTDNRECLKFRTDQAQNARKMEKLNNIFFTLMLTYQKHQARNRLSNQHPRKEGEGGSKSLVTNFYHSFHAMVV encoded by the exons ATGGTTTACATCGCGTCCTGGGACGAGTTCGTGGAGAGATCGGTGCAACTTTTCCGCGCGGATCCCCACTCG TCGCGGTACGCCATGAAGTACAGGCATTGCGACGGGAAGCTGATCCTCAACGTCACCGACAATCGCGAG TGCCTGAAATTTAGAACAGACCAGGCCCAGAATGCCAGAAAAATGGAGAAGCTCAATAATATATTCTTCACTCTGATG CTGACATATCAGAAGCATCAGGCAAGGAACAGGCTGAGCAACCAGCATCCAAGAAAGGAAGGGGAAGGAGGCAGTAAATCTTTGGTTACCAATTTTTATCATAGTTTTCATGCCATGGTTGTGTAG
- the LOC135677632 gene encoding signal recognition particle 9 kDa protein-like isoform X3, translated as MVYIASWDEFVERSVQLFRADPHSKSRYAMKYRHCDGKLILNVTDNRECLKFRTDQAQNARKMEKLNNIFFTLMVSGPDADISEASGKEQAEQPASKKGRGRRQ; from the exons ATGGTTTACATCGCGTCCTGGGACGAGTTCGTGGAGAGATCGGTGCAACTTTTCCGCGCGGATCCCCACTCG AAGTCGCGGTACGCCATGAAGTACAGGCATTGCGACGGGAAGCTGATCCTCAACGTCACCGACAATCGCGAG TGCCTGAAATTTAGAACAGACCAGGCCCAGAATGCCAGAAAAATGGAGAAGCTCAATAATATATTCTTCACTCTGATGGTTAGTGGTCCTGATG CTGACATATCAGAAGCATCAGGCAAGGAACAGGCTGAGCAACCAGCATCCAAGAAAGGAAGGGGAAGGAGGCAGTAA
- the LOC135677632 gene encoding signal recognition particle 9 kDa protein-like isoform X1, with translation MVYIASWDEFVERSVQLFRADPHSKSRYAMKYRHCDGKLILNVTDNRECLKFRTDQAQNARKMEKLNNIFFTLMLTYQKHQARNRLSNQHPRKEGEGGSKSLVTNFYHSFHAMVV, from the exons ATGGTTTACATCGCGTCCTGGGACGAGTTCGTGGAGAGATCGGTGCAACTTTTCCGCGCGGATCCCCACTCG AAGTCGCGGTACGCCATGAAGTACAGGCATTGCGACGGGAAGCTGATCCTCAACGTCACCGACAATCGCGAG TGCCTGAAATTTAGAACAGACCAGGCCCAGAATGCCAGAAAAATGGAGAAGCTCAATAATATATTCTTCACTCTGATG CTGACATATCAGAAGCATCAGGCAAGGAACAGGCTGAGCAACCAGCATCCAAGAAAGGAAGGGGAAGGAGGCAGTAAATCTTTGGTTACCAATTTTTATCATAGTTTTCATGCCATGGTTGTGTAG
- the LOC135677632 gene encoding signal recognition particle 9 kDa protein-like isoform X4 encodes MVYIASWDEFVERSVQLFRADPHSSRYAMKYRHCDGKLILNVTDNRECLKFRTDQAQNARKMEKLNNIFFTLMVSGPDADISEASGKEQAEQPASKKGRGRRQ; translated from the exons ATGGTTTACATCGCGTCCTGGGACGAGTTCGTGGAGAGATCGGTGCAACTTTTCCGCGCGGATCCCCACTCG TCGCGGTACGCCATGAAGTACAGGCATTGCGACGGGAAGCTGATCCTCAACGTCACCGACAATCGCGAG TGCCTGAAATTTAGAACAGACCAGGCCCAGAATGCCAGAAAAATGGAGAAGCTCAATAATATATTCTTCACTCTGATGGTTAGTGGTCCTGATG CTGACATATCAGAAGCATCAGGCAAGGAACAGGCTGAGCAACCAGCATCCAAGAAAGGAAGGGGAAGGAGGCAGTAA